One Pseudodesulfovibrio senegalensis DNA segment encodes these proteins:
- a CDS encoding substrate-binding domain-containing protein: MKKLLCAFALMLLLSVPAHAAETMMLATTTSTANTGLLDELIVPQFAKDTGIEIKFVAVGTGKALKMAENCDVDAVLVHAPAAEQKYVDAGVLIDRTQLMYNDFVIIGPAADPAKITGKTVAQALKAIADSKSVFASRGDNSGTNKKEISLWKEAEMAVPDAQEWYVQTGQGMISTINIAAEKNAYTMTDRGTYIKYEANHNGNAPLKILVEGEKTLFNQYSALAVNPEKCPKVKYELATKFINWMASPATQKAIGQFKLLGKVLFTPNAAK; the protein is encoded by the coding sequence TTGAAAAAACTTCTGTGCGCTTTCGCGCTGATGCTGCTGCTGTCGGTTCCTGCCCATGCCGCAGAAACCATGATGCTGGCCACCACCACCAGCACCGCCAACACCGGCCTGCTTGATGAACTCATCGTTCCCCAATTCGCCAAGGATACGGGAATCGAAATCAAATTCGTGGCCGTGGGCACGGGCAAGGCTCTGAAAATGGCCGAAAACTGCGACGTTGACGCGGTGCTGGTTCATGCACCGGCCGCCGAACAGAAATACGTGGACGCCGGCGTGCTCATCGACCGCACCCAGTTGATGTACAACGACTTCGTCATCATCGGCCCGGCAGCAGACCCGGCAAAGATCACGGGGAAAACCGTTGCTCAGGCGCTGAAGGCCATTGCGGACTCGAAGTCCGTGTTTGCCAGCCGCGGCGACAATTCCGGCACCAATAAAAAGGAAATCTCACTTTGGAAAGAAGCTGAAATGGCCGTTCCCGATGCCCAGGAGTGGTATGTCCAGACCGGACAGGGCATGATCTCCACCATAAACATCGCAGCGGAAAAAAACGCCTACACCATGACCGACCGCGGCACCTACATCAAATATGAGGCCAACCACAACGGCAACGCTCCGCTAAAAATTCTGGTGGAAGGCGAAAAAACCCTTTTCAACCAGTACAGCGCTCTGGCCGTAAATCCCGAAAAGTGCCCCAAAGTCAAATACGAGCTGGCCACCAAGTTCATCAACTGGATGGCTTCTCCGGCCACCCAGAAGGCCATCGGCCAGTTCAAACTGCTGGGCAAGGTGCTCTTCACCCCCAACGCCGCCAAATAA
- a CDS encoding ABC transporter permease has product MDFLLHGFFQAFQLLWTGDPETYSAIGTTLAVSTMSMAASLLIGIPLGFGLGVNDFAGKKAVRTLVDTLLSFPTVVIGLLVYAFLSRKGPLGDFGLLFTLPGVAVGQTILGLPIIVALTATAVETLDKRLKPTLTTLGATPRQMLFTTILEARHSLMLAAMAAYGRIVSEVGISMMVGGNIKWHTRTITTAIALETGKGEFSVGIALGLVLMAVALAVNLGVATLRRRAA; this is encoded by the coding sequence ATGGATTTTCTCCTGCACGGTTTTTTTCAGGCATTTCAACTGCTCTGGACCGGAGACCCGGAAACGTACTCCGCCATCGGCACCACGCTGGCGGTCTCCACCATGTCCATGGCCGCCAGCCTGCTGATCGGCATTCCCCTCGGTTTCGGACTTGGGGTCAACGACTTTGCGGGCAAAAAAGCCGTCCGCACACTGGTGGACACTCTGCTTTCCTTTCCCACGGTGGTCATCGGCCTGCTGGTCTATGCATTTCTCTCCCGCAAAGGCCCTTTGGGCGATTTCGGCCTGCTGTTCACCCTGCCCGGCGTTGCCGTGGGCCAGACTATTCTTGGATTGCCCATCATCGTGGCCCTGACAGCTACGGCCGTTGAAACGCTCGACAAACGGCTCAAGCCCACACTGACCACTCTTGGGGCCACCCCACGCCAAATGCTCTTCACCACGATATTGGAGGCACGCCACAGCCTGATGCTGGCGGCAATGGCCGCGTATGGCCGCATTGTCTCGGAAGTGGGCATTTCCATGATGGTCGGCGGCAATATCAAATGGCACACCCGCACGATCACCACGGCGATCGCCCTGGAAACGGGCAAGGGAGAATTTTCCGTAGGGATTGCGCTCGGATTGGTGCTCATGGCCGTGGCGCTCGCCGTCAATCTCGGCGTCGCCACACTGCGCAGGAGGGCCGCATGA
- a CDS encoding winged helix-turn-helix domain-containing protein, whose amino-acid sequence MKKTLCNSVPHDKAALRLRVWIERENNLYIGIGSTLLLQKLDKLGSLKRASEELGMSYRRAWGKLKKIEQRMGFPLVEKRKGEGQRFTLTTQGREIMDKFLYFYLDIEQYALERARDILNMDVVKCSEFYVDDME is encoded by the coding sequence ATGAAGAAAACACTCTGCAACTCTGTTCCGCACGACAAGGCAGCCCTCCGCTTGCGCGTCTGGATTGAGCGTGAAAACAACCTGTATATCGGCATCGGCAGCACCTTGCTGCTGCAAAAGCTGGACAAACTCGGGTCCCTCAAACGTGCCTCCGAAGAGCTTGGCATGTCCTACAGACGGGCATGGGGCAAACTCAAGAAAATCGAGCAACGCATGGGCTTTCCTTTAGTCGAAAAACGCAAAGGAGAAGGCCAGCGGTTCACCCTCACGACTCAGGGCCGCGAAATCATGGATAAATTTTTGTATTTTTATTTGGATATCGAACAATACGCCCTTGAGCGTGCCCGCGACATTCTGAACATGGATGTCGTCAAATGCAGTGAATTCTATGTCGACGACATGGAATAA
- a CDS encoding tRNA (cytidine(34)-2'-O)-methyltransferase has translation MRIVLYHPEIPPNTGNIARLCAATKTPLHLIEPLGFTIDDKHLKRAGLDYWPHVNVTVHSDWQDFARHEYGRIVLTSARTGTRYCDFSFRQDDCIVMGPETTGLPATMTDQYPDVINLPIKGQVRSLNLSTATGIMLYEGLRQTDGF, from the coding sequence ATGCGAATTGTACTCTATCATCCTGAAATACCGCCCAATACGGGCAATATCGCCCGGCTTTGCGCGGCAACGAAAACTCCGCTGCATCTTATAGAGCCGCTGGGTTTCACCATTGACGACAAGCACCTCAAGCGCGCCGGCCTTGATTATTGGCCGCATGTAAACGTAACCGTACATTCCGACTGGCAGGACTTTGCACGGCACGAATATGGCCGCATCGTGCTGACCAGCGCCCGCACCGGGACCCGTTACTGCGATTTTTCCTTTCGGCAGGACGACTGCATTGTCATGGGCCCCGAAACAACGGGACTGCCCGCAACCATGACGGACCAGTATCCCGATGTCATCAACCTGCCCATCAAGGGACAGGTCCGCAGTCTCAACCTGTCCACGGCCACCGGTATCATGCTCTACGAAGGATTGCGGCAAACTGACGGTTTCTAG
- a CDS encoding molybdopterin-guanine dinucleotide biosynthesis protein MobB produces the protein MNMRAISIVGPKKSGKTTLGLQLIHQLRQQGLSVAVAKSSHHGFDGQDTDTEQYAQTGCAVLGMGPDESFVRWPEKRDLTSLLPLVDADLLLVEGCKKLQWLPRILVLDTIPDEGLDWLSPKLAIAVFGKASIPGVPTISSIRELADLIQKKAFMLPGLDCGSCGRPDCGELAREIVAGQADPEDCVALDSPVHVEINGRQLGMNTFMGRLVASTIRGLLREFKGFTNGEAVIKLDV, from the coding sequence ATGAACATGCGGGCCATCTCCATTGTCGGACCAAAAAAATCCGGAAAAACAACTCTGGGACTGCAACTGATACATCAACTGCGCCAGCAGGGCCTGAGCGTGGCCGTCGCCAAATCCAGCCACCATGGATTCGATGGACAGGACACGGATACCGAACAATATGCACAAACGGGATGCGCTGTTCTCGGCATGGGGCCAGACGAAAGCTTTGTGCGCTGGCCCGAAAAGCGGGATTTGACTTCGCTGCTGCCACTCGTCGACGCGGACCTGCTGCTTGTGGAAGGCTGCAAGAAACTGCAATGGCTGCCGCGCATTCTGGTTCTGGACACGATCCCGGACGAAGGTCTTGACTGGCTCTCCCCGAAACTAGCCATCGCGGTCTTTGGCAAGGCCTCAATTCCCGGCGTACCCACAATATCATCAATACGGGAACTGGCCGACCTGATCCAGAAAAAGGCCTTTATGCTCCCCGGGCTGGACTGCGGCTCGTGCGGCAGGCCGGATTGCGGCGAGCTGGCCCGTGAAATCGTTGCCGGACAGGCCGATCCCGAAGACTGTGTCGCCCTTGATTCCCCGGTTCATGTGGAAATCAACGGCAGGCAACTGGGCATGAACACCTTCATGGGACGGCTGGTGGCTTCCACCATTCGCGGCCTGCTCCGCGAATTCAAGGGGTTCACCAACGGCGAGGCCGTAATCAAGCTGGACGTGTAG
- a CDS encoding ABC transporter ATP-binding protein: MTTHPLCEIRDIRHSFGSRTVLDIKHLSIEAGDILGISGPNGCGKSTLLNMLAFLEKPDSGNVLFEGVPYGITPNSVHRKICLLGQEPYLLKRSVRANVGYGLKVRNADQTDARIRESLRMVGLDEDDFLRRMWHELSGGEAQRVALAARLALRPMLLLLDEPTANLDAKSAQTVRNAATEMKNRHGTSLVIVSHDIKWLQSVSTHVIFMERGRIVETTNPTNEA, encoded by the coding sequence ATGACCACCCATCCCCTCTGCGAAATCCGCGACATACGGCACTCGTTCGGTTCCCGCACGGTTCTCGACATCAAACATCTCAGTATCGAAGCCGGAGATATTCTGGGGATTTCCGGTCCCAACGGTTGCGGCAAATCCACCCTGCTGAACATGCTCGCCTTTCTGGAAAAGCCGGACAGCGGAAATGTGCTGTTCGAGGGCGTCCCCTACGGAATCACCCCAAATTCAGTGCATCGTAAAATCTGCCTGCTTGGTCAGGAACCCTACCTGCTCAAACGAAGCGTACGCGCCAATGTCGGCTACGGCCTGAAAGTGAGAAACGCAGACCAGACCGATGCGCGAATCCGCGAATCCCTGCGCATGGTCGGCCTGGATGAAGATGATTTTCTGCGCCGCATGTGGCACGAACTGTCCGGGGGCGAAGCGCAACGGGTCGCCCTTGCTGCCCGGCTGGCCCTGCGCCCCATGCTCCTCCTGCTGGACGAACCCACGGCCAACCTCGACGCGAAAAGTGCGCAGACCGTCCGCAACGCAGCAACGGAAATGAAAAACAGGCATGGCACCAGCCTTGTCATTGTCAGCCACGACATCAAATGGCTGCAATCCGTAAGCACCCATGTCATTTTCATGGAACGCGGCAGAATTGTTGAAACCACAAATCCTACAAACGAGGCATGA
- the rfbB gene encoding dTDP-glucose 4,6-dehydratase: MRLLITGGCGFIGTNFVRLMRQRHPDWTLVNLDKLTYAGNRNNLARLEQEDDKYHFVEGDICDRQLVQSVLEEHDIKAVVNFAAESHVDRSINDPSPFVTTNVQGAQNLMECARIHGIERFVHVSTDEVYGSLGSEGKFSETTPLAPNSPYSASKAGADLMARAYFETYGLPILITRCSNNYGPYQFPEKLIPLIFLNAKADKPLPVYGDGLNVRDWIYVDDHCTGVELTLLKGREGQAYNFGGNAEETNINVVKTILQILNKPESLISYVTDRPGHDRRYAMDYSLAQRELGFTPSVSFADGMAKTIEWYENNGPWLQAVQNGSYRTFMNDWYKERKA, encoded by the coding sequence ATGCGACTTCTGATAACCGGCGGCTGCGGATTCATCGGCACCAACTTTGTCCGGCTCATGCGCCAACGGCACCCGGATTGGACTCTGGTCAACCTGGACAAACTCACCTACGCGGGCAACCGAAACAACCTTGCCCGTCTTGAACAGGAAGACGACAAATACCATTTCGTCGAAGGCGACATCTGCGACCGACAGCTGGTTCAGTCGGTCCTTGAGGAGCACGACATCAAGGCCGTGGTAAACTTTGCCGCCGAATCCCATGTGGACAGGTCCATCAACGACCCTTCGCCATTCGTGACCACCAACGTGCAAGGCGCCCAAAACCTCATGGAATGTGCACGAATTCACGGCATCGAACGTTTCGTGCACGTTTCCACGGACGAGGTCTACGGCTCTCTTGGCTCCGAAGGAAAATTTTCGGAAACCACCCCGCTTGCTCCCAACAGCCCATATTCCGCCAGCAAGGCCGGGGCGGATCTCATGGCGCGGGCATACTTTGAAACATACGGACTGCCCATCCTCATCACGCGCTGCTCCAACAATTACGGTCCGTACCAGTTCCCGGAAAAACTCATTCCACTCATATTCCTGAACGCAAAAGCCGACAAGCCGTTGCCCGTATACGGGGACGGCCTCAACGTGCGCGACTGGATATACGTGGACGACCACTGCACAGGCGTGGAACTGACCCTGCTCAAGGGACGCGAGGGACAGGCCTACAACTTCGGCGGCAATGCCGAGGAAACCAACATCAATGTTGTCAAAACCATTCTACAGATACTCAACAAGCCCGAGTCCCTGATTTCGTATGTCACAGACCGTCCCGGCCACGACAGACGCTACGCCATGGACTACTCGCTGGCTCAGCGGGAACTGGGCTTCACCCCGTCGGTCAGTTTTGCGGACGGCATGGCCAAAACAATCGAATGGTATGAAAACAACGGCCCATGGCTTCAAGCCGTGCAGAACGGTTCATACCGTACGTTCATGAACGACTGGTACAAGGAGCGCAAGGCATGA